A region from the Alosa alosa isolate M-15738 ecotype Scorff River chromosome 7, AALO_Geno_1.1, whole genome shotgun sequence genome encodes:
- the cacng5a gene encoding calcium channel, voltage-dependent, gamma subunit 5a isoform X1, translating to MTLCGRKALTLLSSVFAVCALGLLGIAVSTDYWLYLEEGVILPLNQSTEVRMSLHSGLWRVCFLAETSAAEREFPTSKPGEEKGRCFTIEYVMPTNVQMTSESTVSVLKMIRSATPFPLVSLFFMFIGFVLSNIGHIRPHRTILAFVSGIFFILSGLSLVVGLVLYISSINDEMLNRTESSEAYFSYKYGWSFAFAAISFLLTETAGVMSVYLFMKRYTAEEMYRPHPGFYRPRLSNCSDYSGQFLHPEAWTRGRSPSDISSEASLQMNSNYPALLKCPDYDQMSSSPC from the exons ATGACCCTGTGCGGCAGGAAGGCGCTGACCCTGCTCAGCAGCGTGTTTGCCGTGTGCGCCCTGGGCCTGCTGGGCATCGCCGTCAGCACTGACTACTGGCTCTACCTGGAGGAGGGCGTCATCCTGCCCCTCAACCAGAGCACCGAGGTACGCATGTCCCTGCACTCGGGCCTCTGGAGGGTCTGCTTCCTGGCAG agaCATCTGCTGCCGAGCGAGAATTTCCCACCAGTAAACCAg GGGAGGAGAAGGGCCGCTGCTTCACCATCGAGTACGTCATGCCCACCAACGTCCAGATGACCTCAGAGTCCACCGTCAGTGTGCTGA AAATGATCCGCTCAGCCACGCCTTTCCCTTTGGTCAGTCTCTTCTTCATGTTCATTGGCTTCGTCCTGAGCAACATCGGGCACATCCGCCCCCACCGCACCATCCTGGCCTTCGTCTCCGGCATCTTCTTCATCCTCTCGG GTCTATCCCTGGTTGTTGGCCTGGTCCTCTACATTTCCAGCATTAACGATGAGATGCTGAACAGGACCGAGTCCAGCGAGGCCTACTTCAGCTACAAGTACGGCTGGTCTTTCGCTTTCGCCGCCATCTCCTTCCTGCTCACGGAG acggcTGGCGTGATGTCCGTCTATCTGTTCATGAAGCGCTACACAGCCGAGGAGATGTACCGGCCGCACCCCGGCTTCTACCGGCCGCGCCTGAGCAACTGCTCCGACTACTCGGGTCAGTTCCTGCACCCGGAAGCCTGGACGCGCGGCCGCAGCCCCTCGGACATCTCCAGCGAGGCCTCGCTCCAGATGAACTCCAACTACCCCGCCCTGCTCAAGTGCCCCGACTACGACCAGATGTCCTCCTCGCCCTGCTGA
- the cacng5a gene encoding calcium channel, voltage-dependent, gamma subunit 5a isoform X2 — MTLCGRKALTLLSSVFAVCALGLLGIAVSTDYWLYLEEGVILPLNQSTEVRMSLHSGLWRVCFLAGEEKGRCFTIEYVMPTNVQMTSESTVSVLKMIRSATPFPLVSLFFMFIGFVLSNIGHIRPHRTILAFVSGIFFILSGLSLVVGLVLYISSINDEMLNRTESSEAYFSYKYGWSFAFAAISFLLTETAGVMSVYLFMKRYTAEEMYRPHPGFYRPRLSNCSDYSGQFLHPEAWTRGRSPSDISSEASLQMNSNYPALLKCPDYDQMSSSPC; from the exons ATGACCCTGTGCGGCAGGAAGGCGCTGACCCTGCTCAGCAGCGTGTTTGCCGTGTGCGCCCTGGGCCTGCTGGGCATCGCCGTCAGCACTGACTACTGGCTCTACCTGGAGGAGGGCGTCATCCTGCCCCTCAACCAGAGCACCGAGGTACGCATGTCCCTGCACTCGGGCCTCTGGAGGGTCTGCTTCCTGGCAG GGGAGGAGAAGGGCCGCTGCTTCACCATCGAGTACGTCATGCCCACCAACGTCCAGATGACCTCAGAGTCCACCGTCAGTGTGCTGA AAATGATCCGCTCAGCCACGCCTTTCCCTTTGGTCAGTCTCTTCTTCATGTTCATTGGCTTCGTCCTGAGCAACATCGGGCACATCCGCCCCCACCGCACCATCCTGGCCTTCGTCTCCGGCATCTTCTTCATCCTCTCGG GTCTATCCCTGGTTGTTGGCCTGGTCCTCTACATTTCCAGCATTAACGATGAGATGCTGAACAGGACCGAGTCCAGCGAGGCCTACTTCAGCTACAAGTACGGCTGGTCTTTCGCTTTCGCCGCCATCTCCTTCCTGCTCACGGAG acggcTGGCGTGATGTCCGTCTATCTGTTCATGAAGCGCTACACAGCCGAGGAGATGTACCGGCCGCACCCCGGCTTCTACCGGCCGCGCCTGAGCAACTGCTCCGACTACTCGGGTCAGTTCCTGCACCCGGAAGCCTGGACGCGCGGCCGCAGCCCCTCGGACATCTCCAGCGAGGCCTCGCTCCAGATGAACTCCAACTACCCCGCCCTGCTCAAGTGCCCCGACTACGACCAGATGTCCTCCTCGCCCTGCTGA
- the cacng4a gene encoding voltage-dependent calcium channel gamma-4 subunit, whose translation MARCDRGIQMLLTTLGAFAAFSLMTVAIGTDYWLYSRAYICNATNITSDETQMQPKKTKGDLTHSGLWRICCIEGMYQGSCFRINHFPDENDYDTDNSEYILRIVRASSLFPILSAILLLLGGLCAGVGRVYSSNNNIVLSAGILFVAAGLSNIIGIIVYISSNTGDPSDKKDEDRKSTYTYGWSFYSGALSFIVAETVGVLAVNMYIDKNKEEHMKARRDFHKCPSSSSARPPCSSSSPYTRIPSYRYRRRRSRSSSRSTEPSRDASPVGLKMAASASASSSLPLADISMYTLGREHHMQGAGAGPGTSLGASLGAMGPYSPQREPPGFLQVHNCFPKDTLKDTLNRRTTPV comes from the exons ATGGCGCGGTGTGACCGTGGGATTCAAATGCTACTGACCACCTTAGGCGCGTTCGCCGCCTTTAGTTTGATGACAGTTGCCATCGGCACGGACTACTGGCTCTACTCCCGTGCGTACATCTGTAACGCCACGAACATCACATCGGACGAAACTCAGATGCAACCTAAGAAAACTAAGGGCGATCTCACGCACTCTGGTCTCTGGAGAATATGTTGTATTGAAG GTATGTACCAAGGAAGCTGTTTTCGGATCAACCATTTTCCGGATGAAAACGACTACGACACGGACAACTCGGAGTACATTTTAC GCATCGTCCGAGCCTCCAGTCTGTTCCCCATCCTGAGTGCCATCTTGCTGCTGCTTGGTGGTCTGTGTGCGGGCGTCGGACGCGTctacagcagcaacaacaacatcgTGCTCAGCGCCGGCATCCTGTTTGTGGCAGCAG GCCTCAGCAACATCATCGGCATCATTGTTTACATCTCCAGCAACACGGGCGACCCGAGCGACAAGAAGGACGAGGACAGGAAGAGCACGTACACCTACGGCTGGTCCTTCTACTCGGGCGCGCTCTCCTTCATCGTGGCCGAGACCGTCGGCGTGCTGGCCGTCAACATGTACATCGACAAGAACAAGGAGGAGCACATGAAGGCGCGCCGCGACTTCCACAAGTGCCCGTCGTCCTCGTCGGCGCGGCCGCCCTGCTCCTCGTCCTCGCCGTACACGCGCATCCCCAGCTACCGCTACCGGCGCCGGCGCTCGCGCTCTAGCTCGCGCTCCACCGAGCCGTCGCGCGACGCCTCGCCCGTGGGCCTCAAGATGGCCGCCTCGGCCTCGGCGTCCTCCTCGCTGCCGCTGGCCGACATCTCCATGTACACGCTGGGCCGCGAGCACCACATGCAGGGCGCCGGGGCCGGGCCAGGGACATCGCTGGGGGCCTCGCTGGGGGCCATGGGGCCCTACAGCCCCCAGAGGGAGCCGCCGGGGTTCCTACAGGTGCACAACTGCTTCCCCAAAGACACACTCAAGGACACCCTCAACCGCCGTACCACGCCCGTATGA